The Planctomonas sp. JC2975 DNA window GACGCCCTGCGAGCGCTCGTCGCCAGGCTGTCGGAGGCGTGGGGCGCATCCGCGGTCATCGCCGAACGGGTCGACTCCCTGTCGCTACGGCTGCTGTCTGCCTGAGCGGGCCACGGTCCGGCTCAGATCACCGAGCCGGTGTACTTCTCGCCCGGCCCGGACCCGGGGGCGTCCGGAATCGACGACGTCTCGCGGAACGTCAGCTGGAGGCTCCGCAGACCGTCGCGGAGACTGCGCGCGTGCTGGTCTCCGATGTGCTGCGCACTCGCGGTCACCAAGCCGGCGAGAGCGTCGATCAGCTTGCGGGCTTCGTCGAGATCGGTCTGCGTCTCCGGGTCGTCCGCGAGGCCGCACTTCACCGCCGCAGCACTCATCAGATGGACGGCAGTGGTCGTGATGACCTCGACCGCCGGCACATCCGCAATGTCGCGCGTGGCGCCGGCGATCGCTGCGGCCTCCGCCTCGAGGTCGATGTCCGCTGCGGTGATCTCCACGAAGTCGGGTGAGTTCTGGTCCTCGAACCGGTGTACGTGCTGATCGGACATGGGGCCTCCGCGTGCGTGAAGAAAAGTCGGGTGAAGGGGAGTGGTTGGGACGATTCGGCCGCGCCCGCAGCGTCTGCTAGACTATGTCGGGCCTTCGGAGCACTATGCCTCGAAGGGAAAGTGGAGATTCTCCCACCCGCGCTTGACCGCTTCATCAGGTTACCGGGTCGTTACGCACTCCGCCGAGGAGACGAAAGTCGCCGAGGTTGACGTAGAGGGTGCGGGATGCACGGCCGTGCGTGAGCACGGATCGCATGTGTGTGAGAACTCTCTGCCGACCATCCTGCGGCATCGCCGAAGGATGCCCGCCCAAGAGAAATGCTCGATCAGAGGAGCCACGCATCAGCGATCCCCGTACCAATGACCGTATCCGCGTCCCCGAGGTTCGCCTCGTCGGCCCAGGCGGAGAACAGATCGGCGTCGTCAAGATCGAGGTCGCCATCCGTCTCGCACAAGAGGCGGACATGGACCTCGTGGAGGTGGCTCCGAATTCGAAGCCGCCAGTCGCCAAGATCATGGACTACGGCAAGTACAAGTACGAGGCTGCGCAGAAGGCCAAAGAGGCCAGGCGCAACCAGGCGAACACCGTGCTCAAAGAGGTGCGGTTCCGCCTCAAGATCGACAAACACGACTACGAGACCAAGCGCAAGCGCGCAGAGGGATTCCTCAAGGCCGGGGACAAGGTCAAAGCCATGATCCTGTTCCGCGGACGCGAGCAGTCCCGCCCCGAGCAGGGTGTGCGCCTGTTGCAGCGGTTCGCCGAAGATGTGGCGGAATTCGGTTCAGTGGAATCGAACCCGACCATCGACGGTCGCAACATGGTCATGGTCATCGGCCCTCTGAAGAACAAGTCGGAGGCCAAGGCCGAGGCCAACGCACAACGTGCCGCGAACCGCGCGCGCTCCCAGCAGCAGCGCGCGGGTGTGGCCACCGAGGCGGAAACCCCCTCCGCCACCGATGAGGAGAAATAATGCCCAAGCAGAAGACCCACTCCGGGGCCAAGAAGCGGTTCAAGCTCACCGGCAGCGGCAAGGTGATGAAGCAGCAGGCCGGCATGCGCCACCACCTGGAGCTGAAGACGAGCCGTCGCACGCGTCGGCTCAACCAGGACCAGGTGCTCCCGACGGTCGACGCCAAGGTCGCCAAGAAGCTTCTCGGCAAGTAAGCCGAAACGACGCGAAGGATATTGAGCAATGGCAAGAGTGAAGAGGGCCGTCAACGCCCACAAGAAGCGTCGGGTCGTCCTCGAGCGCGCTGAGGGATACCGCGGACAGCGGTCGCGCCTCTACCGCAAGGCCAAGGAGCAGGTCACCCACTCGCTGGTCTACAGCTACCGTGACCGTCGTGCCCGGAAGGGCGACTTCCGTCGCCTGTGGATCCAGCGCATCAACGCCGCGAGCCGCCAGAACGGCCTCACCTACAACCGCTTCATCCAGGGCCTGAACCTGGCCGGCATCGAGGTGGACCGTCGCATCCTGGCCGAGCTCGCCGTGAACGAGCCCGCCACGTTCGCGTCGCTGGTCGAGACCGCGAAGAAGGCGCTGCCGGCGGACACGTCCGCTCCGCGCGCCGACGCCGCTTAAGCATCACCGCACAACGGCCCGGTTCCCTCCTGGGGAGCCGGGCCGTTTCGCATGTTCCGCCAGGCGTGCGCGCCGCGGCCCGGCCGTGTGATCGCGGTGCGCCGGCCGGGGACGCGCACGGGACCGGCGGCGCGGCGCACAAGACAGGCACAGTGAACACGGCGGCACAGTAGGCTAAGCGCGTGCTGGACAACCCCCGCTCGCCCAGGGTGCGCGCCGTCGCCAAGCTTGCGAAGAAGCCAGCGCGCGCGGATACGGGTCTCTTCTTGCTCGAGGGCCCTCAGGCTGCCCGTGAGGCCCTCACGTGGCGTCCCGAGCTCGTGGTCGAGTTGTTCGCGACGACGCACGCCTTCCACAAGCACGACGATGTCGCGTCGTTGGCGAAGCGGGCCGACGTGAATGTGGAGTTCGTCACGGAGCAGGTGCTGGATGCCATGGCGGACACCGTCACACCGCAGGGCTTCGTCGCGGTCTGTCGCATGTTCACGTCGTCGCTCGACGATGTCTTCGGGGCGCGTCCCAGGCTCATCGCGGTGCTGGAGGAGGTGCGTGATCCGGGGAACGCGGGCACGATCATCCGTGCCGCGGACTCCGCGGGGGCGGACGCCGTGGTCTTCTCCGGGCACACCGTCGATCTGTACAACACGAAGGTGGTGCGGTCGACGACGGGTTCGTTGTTCCATCTGCCGGTGGCCGTCGGTGCGTCGATCGATGAGGTCTTGACCAGGTCGAAGGCGGCGGGCCTGCGTGTCATCGCCGCGGACATGGCCGGTGACGACCTTTTGGTGGCGCGGATGAGCGGTGAACTCGCCGAGCCGACTGCGTGGGTTTTCGGCAACGAGGCGCACGGCCTGTCCGAGGAGGCCGTCGAGCTGGTGGACCGAGTGATCACCGTGCCGATCTACGGCCATGCCGAGTCGATGAATCTTGCGACCGCGGCGTCGGTCTGCCTCTACGAGTCGGCGTTCGCGCAGCGCAGCTGAGTCCCACGGCGAGGCGAACGGCAGCGCGCTCCGATGGACTTTGTCACGAGTCAGTGACGTCGGGTGGTTGTCGCGAGGACGGCCGCGTAATCCATGGTGAACGAGCCGCCTGCGTCGTCGATGACCGTGCTCATGCCCTCCAGCAACGGTCGCAGTTGCTCGGCGGCGAGTCGGTTGAGTCCGCCGGAGGTGGGAAGGGCGTCGATCCATTCGTCGCGCGAATAGACACGCTTCCAGTCGAAGCGCCACTGCTCGATATCGGTGAAACCACCTGCTCCGCGGATGCCGTCGGCCGCCTTGTCGAGCTGCGACCCGTACGCCCCCGCGCCGGCGGTCATGCCTGCCGCGATCGGATTGCCCGGCAGGACTCGGGCGAAGACCTCACCGAACGCGGCGCCGATCGGCTCGGGGAATCGCATCACGTTCCAGAACAACGCGAGGCGCCCGCCGGGCCGCAAGACCTCCGCGGCTTTTCGGGCACCGGCGACGGGATCGATCCAGTGCCAGGTCTGGCCCGCGATCACGAGGTCGAACCTGCGACCGGCGGCATTCCACTTCTCGAACTTCGCCACCTCGACGGTGAAGCCGCGCGAGCGGGCCAACGTCGCCATCCGATCGTCGACGTCTACGCCCAGCACGTCGGCACCGCGCTCGTGGAATGGAATGGCGGAGATCCCGGTGCCGATGCCGACGTCGAGCACGTCCATGCGCGGTGTGTCGTGCCTGGTCTCGGCGATGATCCGGTCGACCAGCGCGTCCGGGTATCGCGGGCGCGCGCGGTCGTACGCTTCTGCGTTCGCTCCGAACGACTCGGCCATCTGTCGTGCCCTGTGGGATTCGGATGCCACCGAACGCTCGGGTAGAGTGACCATGCGCCCACTATAGGTGGGCGCATGGTCACTCATCCATCGCGATCGCGCTCGGCGAACGAGGAGATCTCACGTGGCGCCCACCGGAGTCGCACTGCAGGACGCCCGTGCCCGACTGTTCGAGGCGGCGGACCGGGTGGTCCTCCGCGACGGCCCGAACGGTCTCACGAGCCGAGCGGTCACCGAGGAGCTCGGTGTTGCGAAGGGCGTGCTGCACCGACATTTTCCTGACTTCGACACCTTCCTTGCGGAGTGGGTGGAGCAGAAGGTCGTTGGACTCGGCGACCTCGCCGACGGGCTGCGGGCCAGGGCAGGCGCGGCGAGCGTGGTGACGAACCTGCGCGGCGCCCTGGTGCGCGTCTTCGACCCCTTCGGCTTGGCGACGATCCGCATTGTCATCGCAAGGGATGGTGTGCGGGCCCGGCTGCGGGCACACGGCGAACACCCGCTGTCGTATCTCGGTGAGGCGACGAACGTGCTCACTGGCTACCTTGCGGACGAGCAAAGTCGCGACCGACTGGTGCCGTCCGCCGATCCGCGCACGCTCGCACTCGCGCTGATGGGCTCGGGCCACCTGCTGTTCGCCGGGGAGCTCAGTGCGTTGCCATCCGAGGCTGCCGTCGACGAAGTGGTGGCATCGATTCTCATCGGTGTCGAGCCCTGAGACCGCGCCGAACCTCCGCTGAGGACGTGACCTGTGCCCGTCCGCACGCACTGGATTCTGTCGCCCACGATGCGAACTCGAGGCCGACGGACGCGACTGACGTCCGTCGTCACATCGGTTCCGCGGCCGACTCGAGGTAGCGAGCGTAGCGTGTGGCACATCCGTCGGCATCCAGATCGCACACGATGAACGGCCGCTCATACACACCCGGTCCTGGCGGCCGGGCGAGTCGGTGGGTATCCGTCGTTCGTCGCGCCGCCGTCGGTGCCGGCTCTGTTCTCGCCGTGACGGTGGGCATCGCGGCGATCACCGCTGCCGAGGCGCTGTGGACCAGAGGACAGCTCGCGACCATGCGTCCTTCGATCCCCTCTGCGCGGAACGGTCTCTTCGGCGACGCACACCAGAGCCCACCACTTCAGTTGGCGGTGATGGGTGACTCGTTGGCCGTGGGGTATGGGGCCGAGGACGAGTCCCACACGGTCGGAGTGATACTGGCAAACGGGCTCGCGGCGGCGTCCGAACGCTCGGTGCAACTCACTAACGTGGCGGAGGTCGGCGCGGTGTCGAGCGACCTTCCTGCACAGCTGGTCAGGTTACGTCTGGTCAGCTCACCCGACGTCGCCGTCATCATCGTGGGGACGAACGATGCTTTCCATCTCGTGCCGCTCCCGGATTCCCTGAGCCCGCTTCGGGCCACGATCACGGAACTGCGCAGCACGGGTGCTCGCGTCGTCCTCGCTTCCTGCCCCGATCTCGGCACGGTTCGCAGGTTCGTCGAGCCGATGCGGTTCGTTGCGCACTGGGCCAGCAGGTTCCTTGCCACTGGCCAGACGATCGTCGCACTGCGCGCCGGTGCTCGTACCGTCTCGCTCGCGGACGCACTCGGACCGTTGTTCCGACGTGATCCGGGCTCGATGTTCTCGCAGTTGGATCGTCTGCATCCGTCCGATCTCGGGTATTCGAACGCCGCGGCCGCGCTCCTCCCCAGCGTGCTGGCGGCCGCGGGATATCGCGCAGCAGCAGGGGGGCCCGTGCCGCATCGGGTGTATGAGAACCGCAGCCGTCGACCGCTCGCATGGATCGCGTTCCGCGCGTCGCGACGAGCCGGCGTGCGGGTGCGGAAACGCCGGCGACCCGAGTGAGCGGTCGCCGAAGGAAAATCCACGGACTCGAAGGCGGCCGATGCTTCGGGCGCACGACGGGCGAGTTTTCTGCGGCTCTGCCTCCCGTAAACTTGATGTTCGTGCCAGAACCCATCGAGATCACCGAATCCGCGGTGCGATCGGCGGTCGACGCGGCCCTGGCCGCCGTGGATTCCGCCGCCGACATCGCGGAACTCAAGACGGCCCGTACGGAGCATTCCGGCGAGCACTCGCAGCTCGCGCGTCTGAACGCCTCGCTGCGCGATGTCGCAGCAGACCAGAAGGCCGCGCTCGGCAAGCTGGTCGGGCAGGCAAGGGGAGAGGTGAACCGTGCGTTCGCGGCTCGGGAAGCCGTGCTCGCCGAGGCGGAGAACGCGAAGCGGCTCGCCGAAGAAGCCGTCGACGTCACCGAGGTTGCGCTGCCCGGCCGAGTCGGGGCGCGGCATCCGCTCTCCCTGCTGCAGGAGCGCATCGCCGACATCTTCGTCGGCATGGGCTGGGAGGTCGCGGAGGGCCCGGAGCTCGAGAGCGAGTGGTTCAACTTCGACGCGCTGAACTTCGACGCCGATCACCCGGCGCGCGCTCTGCAGGACACGTTCTTCGTCGAACCCCCAGAGGCGCATCTCGTGCTGCGCACTCACACGTCTCCCGTGCAGGTGCGTGCCCTCTTGGAGCGCGAGCTTCCGGTGTACGTCGTCGCGCCGGGACGCGTGTACCGCACCGATGAGCTCGATGCCACGCACCTTCCCGTGTTCAGCCAGGTCGAGGGCATCGCCGTCGACAAGGGCCTGACCATGGCGCACCTCCGCGGAACGCTCGAGCACTTCGCTCGCGCCATGTTCGGCGACGAGGCGAAGATCCGCCTGCGTCCCAACTACTTCCCGTTCACCGAGCCGAGCGCCGAGATGGACGTCTGGCATCCGGGAGCCAAGGGCGGCCCGCGCTGGATCGAGTGGGGCGGCTGCGGCATGGTGAACCGCAACGTGCTGCGCTCGGCCGGCATCGACCCCGACGTCTACACGGGATTCGCCTTCGGCATGGGCATCGAGCGCACGCTGCAGTTCCGGTACAGCCTGAACGACATGCGCGACTTCCTCGAGGGCGACATCCGCTTCTCCCAGCAGTTCGGAATGGTGGTTTAAGGGCATGCGAATCCCGCTGAGTTGGCTCGCCGAATACGTCGACGTCGCCCCCGGCTCGACGCCTGAGGACGTGCACGCCGCGCTCGTCAAGGTGGGGCTCGAAGAGGAGGCCATCCACCGCTTCGAGATCTCCGGTCCCGTTGTGGTCGGTGAAGTCCTCGACTTCGTCGAGGAACCGCAGACCAACGGCAAGACCATCCGCTGGTGCCAGGTGCGCGTCGCCCCCGATGGGGAGAATGCCGCAGACGGCGGGGATGCGGTACACGGCATCGTGTGCGGTGCCGGCAACTTCTTCCCCGGCGACAAGGTCGTCGTGACGTTGCCCGGCTCCGTCCTTCCCGGTCCGTTCCCGATCGCGGCCCGCAAGACGTACGGACACGTCTCCGACGGGATGATCGCCTCGGCGCGTGAGCTCGGTCTCGGCGACGAGCACAACGGCATCCTGCGGCTGAAGGAGCTCGGGATCGACGCGCCCGTCGGCACGGACGCGATCGCGCTGCTCGGCCTGGACGACGCGTCGGTAGAGGTGAACGTGACCCCGGATCGCGGCTACGCGCTCTCCATCCGCGGCATCGCCCGCGAGTACGCCCACTCGACCGGTGCAGCCTTCCGCGACCCTGCGGCATCCGTGGATCCGGTGGACGGCGAAGGCTTCGAGGTCGTCATCGCCGACGAGGGTCCGATCCGTGGCCGCGTCGGAGCGAGTGTCTTCGTCACGCGCGCCGTGCTGGGCGTCGACCCGGCCGCGCCGACGCCCGCCTGGATGATCGCTCGGCTCGTGCTGGCCGGCATCCGATCCATCTCCCTCATCGTCGACGTGACCAACTACGTGATGGTCGAGTTGGGGCAGCCGATCCACGCCTACGACCTGGACAAGCTGACCGGTGGCATCACCGTTCGCAGGGCGCAACAGGGCGAGAAGCTCGAAACCCTCGACGGACAGGTGCGCACGCTCGACGTGGAAGACCTGCTCATCACCGACGGATCCGGTCCGATCGGACTCGCCGGCGTGATGGGCGGTGCGACGACCGAGGTCGGTGACACGACGACGGACGTGCTCATCGAGGCGGCGAATTTCGACCCGGTGTCCATCGCCCGCACGGCCCGCAGGCACAAGCTGCCCAGCGAGGCGTCCCGTCGCTTCGAGCGCAGCGTCGATCCGGATGTCGCCCGCGCCGCCGCTGCACGCGTCGTACAGCTGCTGGAGCAGCTCGGCGGAGGACGCGCCGACGGGCTCGGATCCACCCTGCACACCGCGACGGGCGCCGACCCGATCCAGCTGCCGCACGGATACGTGACGAAGCTCGTCGGCGTCGAGTTCACCGACGACGAAGTGCGCACCACGCTCGCCGAGATCGGTGGAACCATCGAGCAGACGGATGACGGACTCCTGGTCACGCCGCCGACCTGGCGACCTGATCTCGGCGACAAGGCCGACCTGGCAGAGGAGGTCGCCCGCATCGTCGGATACGACCGCATCCCGTCGGTGCTTCCCGTCGCTCCGCCCGGACGCGGACTGACCCGCGCCCAGCAGCTGCGTCGTCAAGCCGCCACGGCACTCGCGGCCAGTGGGCTCACCGAGGTGTTGGCCTATCCGTTCGTGTCCTCGACGCAGAACGATCTGTTCGGCTCGCCCGTCGACGGCGAGGTTCCGGCGGTACGCCTGACGAACGCACTGGACGCCTCCGTGCCGTTCCTGCGCACCTCGCTGCTGCCCGGCCTGATCGACACCGCGAAGCGCAATCTCTCGCGCGGGCTCACCGACCTCGCGCTGTTCGAGATCGGCTTGGTCTTCCGTCCGGACGGCGCGGTGAGCGGAACCTCCGACCTCCCCGTCGGTGCTGCGCTCCCCGAGCCGGGCGTGCTCGCCGAGCTGGAGGCGGGCATCCCGGCGCAGCCGCAGCTGGCCGCTGCGCTGTTCACCGGCGACTCGACGGCCAAGCAGCCCGGCCAGGCCGCCATCGCATCGGGCATCGCGGACGCGCTGGGCGCGGTCCGCACCCTTGCCGCGGCACTCGGAACCGAGGTCACCGTGCGCCAGGGGTCGCACAAGGCGCTCCACCCGGGGCGTACCGCCGAGGTGCTGCTCGACGGCAGCCCGATCGGCTACGCGGGCGAACTGCTGCCTCAGGTGGCGGAGGACGCCGACCTCCCGCGTGTCGTCGGCGTGCTCGAGGTCGACCTCGATCGCCTCATCGGCGTCGCAGGCGCTGACAAGCAGATCAGCCCCATCTCGACGTTCCCCGCCGCGACCCAGGACCTGTCGCTCGTCGTGGACGCGGCCGTGCCGGCCGCCGATGTGCTCGCGGCAGTGGTCGAGGGTGCAGGCGACCTGCTGGAGGCGGCCCACATCGTTGACGACTACCGCGGACGCGGCCTCCCTGTCGGCAGCAAGAGCCTGACGTTCGCGCTGCGTTTCCGCGCGGACGACCGCACGCTGACCGCAGCAGAGGCCAGCGATGCGAAGCTCGCAGGGGCAGCGCTCGCCGGGTCCCGGTTCGGAGCGACCGTTCGGGAGTAGTCCACTGTCGCCTGCCCGTGCCCCTGCCCGTACCCGCTGAGCGCGGCGCGCTCGCAGTGCGCGGACGGCTGCAGATTCGGGCATCCATCGGTCGATGGATGCCCGAATCCATCTCCTGCCCCATGGCGGAGAGGACCCTGTCCGACCAGCCTTGAGACATGACGAACAGCTCCGATCCCGTGGTCAGCGTCCGCGGGTTGCGCAAGGCGTACAGCGGGTTCACCGTCGTCGACGACATCGACTTCGAGATCGCCCCCGGCGAGACGTTCGCACTCCTCGGACCGAACGGCGCAGGCAAGTCCACGACCATTGAGATCCTCGCCGGCTATCGCGATCGCACCGCGGGCGATGTCCGAGTGCTGGGTGTCGATCCGCAGCACGCGACGCGCGGCTGGAAGGCTCAGCTCGGCATCGTGCTGCAATCCACCGGCGAGCCGGGTGTCATGACCGTCGCAGAGCAGCTCAGGCATTTCGCGCGGTTCTATCCGCGACCACGCGACGTCGACGAGACCATTGCAGCCGTCGGACTGACGGACAAGGCCGGTGCCCGGCTCGCCAAGTTGTCCGGCGGCCAGCGGAGACGGGTGGATGTCGCACTCGGCATCATCGGCAACCCGCGGCTGCTCTTCCTCGACGAGCCGACAACGGGCTTCGACCCCGAGGCGCGCCATGAGTTCTGGGAACTCATCCGCACGCTCAAACGAGACGGGACGAGCATCCTGCTCACCACCCACTACCTCGACGAGGCCGCCCGCCTCGGCGACCGGGCCGGCGTCATCGCCGCGGGCCGCATGGTCGACATCGGAGCGATCCACGAGCTCGGCGGTGCGGATGCCCGCACGCCGCTGGTGCGCTGGCGCGACGACCGCGGGCAGCATGAGGTGCGCACGCGCGAACCCGGCCGCACTGTCGCCGACATCGTCGCCGACCTCGGCTCGGAGCCCGACGACCTCGAAGTCGTGCGACCCAGTCTGGAGGATGTCTACCTCGGCCTCCTCGGCACGGCGAGGGACCTCGAGGAGGTGGCGGCATGAGCACTCTGGCTCTGGGCGCCGAGCGCACGCGGTACGAGATCGTCTCGTACTTCCGCTCGATGGACACGGTGTTCTTCACCTTCCTCTTCCCCCTCGTGATGCTGGGCATCTTCACGGCGGCGTTCAGCGCGGCGGGGGACATCGTCGCCAAGCCCGGCGAGCCGGGTATCTCCGTCGGTGCGTACTACCTGCCGGGGATGCTCGCCGCCGGCATCCTGCTCTCCGGGGTGCAGAATCTGGGTGTCGACATCGCCGGCGAGAAGTCGGACGGCACGCTCAAGCGGCTGGGCGGGACTCCGCTGTCGCCGGTGAGCTACTTCGCGGGCAAGATCGGACAGGTCTTCGTGACGGCGGTCATCCAGGCGCTGCTGTTGCTCGCGGTCGCGCGTCTCATCTTCGGCATCGCGCTGCCGACCGATCCCGAGAAATGGCTCACGTTCGCCTGGATCTTCGTGCTCGGCATCGTGACCTCGGCGCTGCTCGGCATCGCGCTGTCGGCACTGCCCCGGTCCGGACGCTCGGCATCAGCCGTCATCGTGCCCATGGTGCTGATCCTGCAGTTCATCTCCGGCGTGTATCTGAACTTCTCGCAACTCCCGGGATGGATGCAGACGATCGCATCGATCTTCCCGCTGAAGTGGATCGCGCAGGGCATGCGGAGCGTGTTCCTTCCCTCGGACTTCGTCGTTCTCGAGCCGAACGAGAGCTGGCAGCTCGGATGGGGCGCGCTCGTGCTGGTCGGCTGGCTCATCGTCGGACTGGTGATCAGCAGGCTCACCTTCCGGTGGATCCGCAAGGACGGCTGACCGAGGGGCGTGGGTCGCTTGCGGTGCGGCTTCGATGCGAGAGTTGCCTCGTGAACATGCAGAAGCGCGCATGGTGGGATGTCGCGGTCGGCGTCACCGCACTCGCCTGCGCGTTCCTGATCTGGCTGGACGCCGCTGTCATCCCCGGCGCACCGAAGAACACGATCGCCTCATCGAGTGCGCTGGCGGCGTTCGTGGTGGCGTACGCCGTGTTCGGCAGGTGGCTGATCGGATGCGACGCCCCGGTAGCCGCCCATGTCTACCTCGGCCTGATGACTCTGATCGTCGCTCTCGGTTGTGCTGCCGACCCGAATCTGTCGGTGCTGCAGGCGATGGCGTATCCGCTGATCGGGTGCCTGGCGCCTGGCCGCATCCGGACAATGCTCGCGTGGGACGTCGTACTCGGCATCGCAATGTTCGCGGGCCTCGCGCTCGGACCTGCCGGCGTGAGCGCGGCCGCGATCACGGCATCCTTGTCGTTCGTCTTCGCGGTCGCGATCGGACTCTGGATCTGGCGGATCGTCGACTGGGGTGCAGAGCGCGCCCACCTTCTGGTCGAGCTGCAGGCGGCACAGAACCGGGAAGCGGCAGCTGCCAGCGACGCGGGCGCCGTTCGCGAGCGGGAGCGCCTTGCGCGCGACATGCACGACACAGTCGCACAGTCGTTGACCGGGCTTGTCATGCTCGCCGAGCGGGCTGAGCGGCAGGCGCTGAGAATCGATGCGTCTGGGGCCTTGCCGGAGACGTTGCGCACCATGGAGAGTGCCGCGCGCGAGACTCTGCGCGAGATCCGGTCCTTGGTGGCCGAGTCGGCGTCGCAGTCCGTCGAGGACGGCCTGAACGAGGCGGCCCGTCGGGTGGCGGCACGGTTCGATCGCGAGGCGGGGATCGCAGTCGACGTGCGCTTCGATGAAGTCGAACTCTCCAGGGAGCAGCAGGTGGTGCTGCTGCGCTGTCTCCAGGAGGCGCTCGCGAACGTGCGCAAGCACGCCAGTGCGAGCAAGGTCGAGGCATCACTGCGGGCCGTGGACGACGTCCTCATGCTGGAGGTCGTCGACGACGGGGTCGGCGTGGCCCAAGGCAGGGGCGATGGTTTCGGACTGTCCGGCATGCGGGATCGCGTGCGCACGTTCGGCGGCGATGTGACGCTGGAATCCGCCGAACCCAACGGGGCACGGCTGACCGTCACGGTGCCGACGCGCTCGACGACCGCTGCAGACGTCAGAGGGGAGCAGGTCTCGTGATCCGCGTGCTGGTCGCCGACGATCATCCGCTCGTGCGGCGTGGCATCCGCGCGATGCTGGAAGACGAGCCCGATCTCGAGGTCGTCGGCGAGGCGGATGACGGTGCCGAGGCCGTCAGGACTGCCGAGGCGTTCGACCCCGACGTCGTGCTGATGGACCTGCGGATG harbors:
- a CDS encoding ABC transporter ATP-binding protein, whose protein sequence is MTNSSDPVVSVRGLRKAYSGFTVVDDIDFEIAPGETFALLGPNGAGKSTTIEILAGYRDRTAGDVRVLGVDPQHATRGWKAQLGIVLQSTGEPGVMTVAEQLRHFARFYPRPRDVDETIAAVGLTDKAGARLAKLSGGQRRRVDVALGIIGNPRLLFLDEPTTGFDPEARHEFWELIRTLKRDGTSILLTTHYLDEAARLGDRAGVIAAGRMVDIGAIHELGGADARTPLVRWRDDRGQHEVRTREPGRTVADIVADLGSEPDDLEVVRPSLEDVYLGLLGTARDLEEVAA
- a CDS encoding ABC transporter permease; protein product: MSTLALGAERTRYEIVSYFRSMDTVFFTFLFPLVMLGIFTAAFSAAGDIVAKPGEPGISVGAYYLPGMLAAGILLSGVQNLGVDIAGEKSDGTLKRLGGTPLSPVSYFAGKIGQVFVTAVIQALLLLAVARLIFGIALPTDPEKWLTFAWIFVLGIVTSALLGIALSALPRSGRSASAVIVPMVLILQFISGVYLNFSQLPGWMQTIASIFPLKWIAQGMRSVFLPSDFVVLEPNESWQLGWGALVLVGWLIVGLVISRLTFRWIRKDG
- a CDS encoding sensor histidine kinase, producing MQKRAWWDVAVGVTALACAFLIWLDAAVIPGAPKNTIASSSALAAFVVAYAVFGRWLIGCDAPVAAHVYLGLMTLIVALGCAADPNLSVLQAMAYPLIGCLAPGRIRTMLAWDVVLGIAMFAGLALGPAGVSAAAITASLSFVFAVAIGLWIWRIVDWGAERAHLLVELQAAQNREAAAASDAGAVRERERLARDMHDTVAQSLTGLVMLAERAERQALRIDASGALPETLRTMESAARETLREIRSLVAESASQSVEDGLNEAARRVAARFDREAGIAVDVRFDEVELSREQQVVLLRCLQEALANVRKHASASKVEASLRAVDDVLMLEVVDDGVGVAQGRGDGFGLSGMRDRVRTFGGDVTLESAEPNGARLTVTVPTRSTTAADVRGEQVS